A stretch of Motacilla alba alba isolate MOTALB_02 chromosome 18, Motacilla_alba_V1.0_pri, whole genome shotgun sequence DNA encodes these proteins:
- the C18H17orf67 gene encoding uncharacterized protein C17orf67 homolog, producing the protein MKKFLVFVSFLVLLTTVTDTSPILSEKDAKQMLRTRREDRPRKAGFPDEPMREYMLYLQRLEQRSEEQFLEHWLNPHCLPHCNRDLVHPI; encoded by the exons atgaagaaatttcttGTGTTTGTCTCCTTTTTGGTCCTGCTGACCACTGTTACAG ACACGTCACCAATTTTGTCTGAAAAAGATGCCAAACAGATGCTGAGGACTCGTCGTGAAGACAGACCAAGAAAAGCTGGTTTCCCTGATGAACCAATGAGG gAGTATATGCTTTACCTCCAGCGCTTGGAGCAGAGATCAGAAGAGCAATTCCTTGAACACTGGCTGAATCCTCACTGCCTCCCACACTGCAACAGGGATCTGGTGCATCCAATCTAA